From bacterium, a single genomic window includes:
- a CDS encoding sugar phosphate isomerase/epimerase family protein, with the protein MKIGCQEGLLPGRDLSEKFEIARKIGFEGIEVWGRGLLEVPEKIDEYKKISEKIGIKISSICAGYRNFLLEAEKENRTKAREDIKKLLEIGKELEVIGLILVPIFGSPKVPDLTPYKNAYELEKELLFSQLPEIVEKAEETKCALLLEPLNRYETHFLNRLEQAVEYCEKINSPYLKIMADFFHMSIEEADIAESIERAGKWIAHVHLADSNRILPGMGHTDFESGFKALKKINFENYMVLECGVPEPRKENLRKSFNFMKNILNKI; encoded by the coding sequence ATGAAAATAGGATGTCAGGAGGGGCTTTTACCTGGAAGAGATTTAAGTGAAAAGTTTGAAATTGCAAGAAAAATTGGTTTTGAAGGAATAGAGGTGTGGGGAAGAGGATTACTTGAGGTACCTGAAAAAATTGATGAATATAAAAAAATTTCAGAAAAGATAGGTATTAAGATTTCAAGTATATGTGCTGGTTACAGAAATTTTTTACTTGAAGCAGAAAAAGAAAACAGAACAAAAGCAAGAGAAGATATAAAAAAATTGCTTGAAATAGGTAAAGAACTGGAAGTAATTGGTTTAATTCTTGTTCCAATTTTTGGTTCTCCAAAAGTCCCTGATTTAACTCCTTATAAAAATGCTTATGAACTTGAAAAAGAATTGCTATTTTCACAATTACCAGAAATAGTTGAAAAAGCAGAAGAAACAAAATGTGCTTTATTACTTGAACCATTAAATAGGTATGAGACACATTTTTTAAACAGATTGGAACAGGCGGTTGAATATTGTGAAAAGATAAATAGTCCATATTTAAAAATAATGGCAGATTTTTTCCATATGAGTATAGAAGAAGCAGATATTGCTGAATCAATAGAAAGAGCAGGAAAATGGATTGCTCATGTTCATCTTGCTGATAGTAATAGAATTTTACCTGGTATGGGACATACAGATTTTGAAAGTGGATTTAAGGCACTTAAGAAGATTAATTTTGAAAATTATATGGTTCTTGAATGTGGAGTTCCTGAACCAAGAAAAGAAAATTTAAGAAAAAGTTTTAATTTTATGAAAAATATTTTGAATAAAATTTAA
- a CDS encoding Gfo/Idh/MocA family oxidoreductase, whose translation MEIKISFIGCGGIANAHMNALSKIEGVKFVGMCDVDENKAKAASEKFGGKVYTDYKKMLEQLELDACYICVPPFAHEEQEEMCIEKNIPFLVEKPIHLNKNKVKKIVEKIKEKNLITAVGYQDRYQDIIAYIKPFFSEGNLGFFAGWWVGGMPGVYWWRRKEMSGGQAVEQTTHIFDMARYLVGEPVEVFAVKRVGLMKDVENYNVEDASAVSVYFEDGTFGVIFSGCFLKVPGKCGLDFYFKDKTIEYTERHKIKINYGNKIEEIYEKGDLLLKEDSAFIEAVRTKNQSLIKSSYEDGYKSLMFTLYANEAMEKNKVVKVKY comes from the coding sequence ATGGAAATAAAAATTAGTTTTATTGGTTGTGGAGGAATTGCAAATGCTCATATGAATGCTTTATCAAAAATAGAAGGAGTGAAATTTGTAGGAATGTGTGATGTGGATGAAAATAAAGCAAAAGCAGCAAGTGAAAAATTTGGAGGCAAAGTTTATACTGACTATAAGAAAATGCTTGAACAACTTGAATTAGATGCCTGTTATATATGTGTCCCTCCTTTTGCTCATGAAGAACAGGAGGAGATGTGTATAGAAAAAAATATTCCATTTCTTGTTGAAAAGCCAATTCATTTAAATAAAAATAAGGTTAAAAAAATTGTTGAGAAAATAAAAGAGAAAAATTTAATAACTGCTGTTGGTTATCAAGATAGATATCAGGATATAATTGCCTATATTAAGCCATTTTTTTCTGAAGGTAATCTTGGATTTTTTGCTGGCTGGTGGGTTGGAGGAATGCCTGGTGTTTACTGGTGGAGAAGAAAAGAAATGTCAGGAGGACAGGCAGTTGAACAAACAACACATATTTTTGATATGGCAAGATATCTTGTTGGAGAACCTGTTGAAGTTTTTGCAGTAAAGAGGGTAGGACTTATGAAAGATGTTGAAAATTATAATGTTGAGGATGCTTCTGCGGTTAGTGTTTATTTTGAAGATGGGACTTTTGGAGTTATATTTTCAGGTTGTTTTTTGAAAGTCCCAGGTAAATGTGGACTTGATTTTTATTTTAAAGACAAAACTATTGAATACACAGAAAGACACAAAATAAAGATAAACTATGGAAATAAAATTGAGGAGATTTATGAAAAAGGAGACCTTTTACTTAAAGAAGATAGTGCATTTATAGAGGCGGTCAGGACGAAAAATCAGTCCTTAATAAAATCATCTTATGAAGATGGTTATAAATCTCTTATGTTTACTTTATATGCAAATGAGGCAATGGAAAAAAACAAAGTTGTAAAAGTAAAATATTAA